Proteins co-encoded in one Nonlabens agnitus genomic window:
- the corA gene encoding magnesium/cobalt transporter CorA, translating to MKKPRLRRKATPKSKHSVFQPPGTISYVGEDRHEEVTTETIFYDAKEYTKLEGIYLEKLEDDQVNWFNVDGVHEIDLLEKVGSKFHLHHLLLEDIANTTQRPKTEFYEECIYQCIKMISYNVEEKDIDQEQVSILLTKHAVITFQEKTGDVFENIRERIEQNRGRIRYSNNDYLFYALIDTVIDHYFIAVEQIGEHLDELEDEIFDDPQRSSLERVQKNKRMLLKLRRAIFPLRESISRLLKEDSKYIDPQIKNYFQDAYDHCIQIIETVESYREINGGLRDMYLSSVSHKMNQIMQVLTIMSSIFIPLTFIAGIYGMNFDNIPELHWEHGYRYFWILSGCMFVALLGFFKWKKWL from the coding sequence ATGAAAAAGCCTAGACTGCGTCGTAAAGCAACTCCTAAATCAAAACACAGTGTATTTCAGCCGCCTGGAACGATCTCTTATGTGGGTGAAGATAGACATGAAGAAGTAACTACAGAGACGATCTTTTATGACGCCAAGGAATATACAAAGCTAGAAGGTATCTATCTTGAAAAACTGGAAGATGATCAAGTCAACTGGTTCAATGTAGATGGTGTGCACGAGATCGACTTATTAGAAAAAGTAGGTAGTAAGTTTCACTTACACCATTTGCTGTTAGAAGATATTGCGAATACTACTCAGCGACCTAAAACGGAATTCTACGAAGAGTGCATCTATCAGTGTATCAAGATGATAAGCTACAATGTCGAAGAAAAGGACATAGATCAAGAACAGGTGAGCATTTTGCTAACTAAACATGCGGTGATTACATTCCAAGAGAAAACAGGTGATGTTTTTGAAAACATACGAGAGCGTATTGAGCAGAATCGCGGCCGCATTAGATACAGCAACAATGATTATTTATTCTATGCGCTTATCGATACGGTGATTGACCATTACTTTATCGCAGTAGAACAAATAGGAGAACATCTGGATGAGTTAGAAGATGAGATTTTTGACGATCCACAGCGCTCATCGCTAGAGCGAGTTCAAAAAAACAAACGCATGCTGCTCAAATTGAGACGTGCTATATTCCCTTTGAGGGAATCCATAAGCCGACTGTTGAAGGAAGATTCCAAATACATCGATCCGCAGATCAAGAACTATTTCCAGGATGCCTACGACCACTGCATCCAAATTATAGAAACCGTGGAATCCTATAGAGAGATAAATGGAGGTTTACGAGATATGTATCTATCTAGTGTGAGCCATAAAATGAATCAGATCATGCAGGTGCTAACCATTATGTCCTCCATTTTCATACCGCTTACCTTCATTGCTGGTATCTATGGGATGAACTTTGACAATATCCCAGAATTACACTGGGA